From Sporosarcina sp. Te-1, the proteins below share one genomic window:
- a CDS encoding ABC transporter ATP-binding protein, with protein sequence MTEKQVGQKRRREPDYSEKVLAVEDLHVSFKTFGGEVQALRGVSFDLYKGETLAVVGESGCGKSVTANTIMGLIPQPPGRIKSGRILFKNKDLTKLDKGAMRKVQGVDISMIFQDPMTALNPTLKIGEQLTEGLRTHQNVSKAEARKKAVELLEIVGIPNPEERLKQYPHQFSGGMRQRIVIAIALICEPELLIADEPTTALDVTIQAQILELFEEIQARTGVSIILITHDLGVVAKIADRIAVMYAGKVIEIGDKREVFYSPQHPYTKGLLASVPRLDLKEEELQPIDGTPPDLFAPPIGCPFTARCPFAMEVCERVYPGTTELSDTHKVDCWLQDARAKHVFA encoded by the coding sequence ATGACAGAGAAACAAGTGGGACAGAAGCGCAGACGTGAGCCGGATTACTCTGAAAAAGTGCTTGCTGTTGAGGATCTGCATGTTTCATTCAAGACATTCGGCGGTGAGGTACAAGCGCTGCGTGGTGTTTCGTTTGATTTGTATAAAGGGGAGACGCTGGCGGTTGTCGGCGAATCCGGTTGTGGAAAGAGTGTGACAGCCAACACGATTATGGGGTTGATTCCCCAGCCGCCCGGCCGAATTAAAAGCGGTCGGATCCTGTTCAAAAACAAGGATTTGACGAAGCTGGACAAAGGGGCTATGCGGAAAGTGCAAGGCGTTGATATTTCGATGATCTTCCAGGACCCGATGACCGCGCTGAATCCTACCTTAAAAATTGGAGAACAGCTTACGGAAGGATTGCGAACGCATCAAAATGTAAGTAAGGCGGAAGCACGGAAGAAAGCAGTCGAATTGCTGGAAATCGTCGGCATACCCAATCCAGAGGAACGGTTGAAGCAGTATCCTCACCAATTTTCGGGTGGGATGCGACAGCGAATCGTCATCGCGATTGCCTTGATCTGTGAACCGGAGTTGCTTATTGCGGATGAACCGACGACTGCCTTGGATGTAACAATCCAGGCGCAAATCCTCGAATTGTTTGAAGAAATTCAAGCAAGAACTGGTGTTTCTATCATTCTAATCACACATGATCTCGGGGTGGTCGCAAAAATTGCAGATCGGATTGCGGTCATGTATGCCGGGAAAGTCATAGAAATCGGTGATAAGCGGGAAGTGTTCTACTCTCCGCAGCATCCGTATACGAAAGGGCTCTTGGCATCCGTTCCGCGGCTTGACTTGAAAGAGGAAGAGCTGCAGCCGATTGATGGAACGCCACCGGATTTATTTGCACCGCCTATCGGTTGTCCGTTTACGGCAAGATGTCCATTCGCCATGGAAGTTTGCGAGCGGGTGTATCCTGGAACGACCGAGCTGTCCGATACGCATAAAGTGGATTGCTGGCTGCAGGACGCACGGGCCAAGCATGTATTTGCATAA
- a CDS encoding ABC transporter permease — translation MVSHQPPQAQDEWFKPIAKDTEKAETVVRPSLSYWKDAWRRLRQNKLAMSGLFFLVLLALFAIFAPILSPHDITTTQYAKQNLPPSSEHWFGTDEKGWDVFTRTWYGARVSLFVGVAAALIDFFIGIIYGGISGYKGGRTDSIMMRIIEVLYGLPHLLVVILLMVIMGSSLTTIIVALTITGWVGMARIVRGQVLQIKNYEFVTASKSFGARTPRIIRRNLLPNTMGPIIVQMTLTVPSAIFAEAFLSFLGLGISAPFASWGVMANDALPVILSGHWWRLFFPAFFISMTMFAFNVLGDGMQDALDPKLRR, via the coding sequence ATGGTTAGTCATCAACCGCCACAAGCACAAGACGAATGGTTCAAGCCGATAGCGAAAGACACAGAAAAAGCAGAAACGGTAGTCCGCCCTTCTTTATCTTATTGGAAGGATGCATGGCGCCGTCTGCGGCAAAACAAACTGGCGATGAGCGGCCTATTCTTTCTGGTCTTACTTGCTTTGTTTGCAATATTTGCACCGATCCTATCGCCACACGATATTACAACGACACAATATGCCAAACAGAATCTGCCGCCTTCCTCGGAGCATTGGTTCGGCACGGATGAGAAAGGATGGGACGTCTTTACCCGTACATGGTACGGCGCCCGGGTTTCGCTGTTTGTCGGTGTAGCCGCCGCCTTAATTGATTTTTTTATCGGCATTATCTATGGGGGCATCAGCGGATATAAAGGCGGCCGTACGGATTCAATCATGATGCGGATTATTGAAGTCCTTTATGGCCTTCCGCACTTGCTTGTCGTTATTCTATTGATGGTCATCATGGGCTCGAGTTTAACTACAATCATTGTCGCGCTCACGATTACCGGCTGGGTCGGTATGGCGCGTATTGTCAGAGGACAAGTACTTCAGATCAAAAACTATGAATTTGTTACCGCCTCTAAGTCGTTTGGGGCCAGGACGCCTCGGATTATCCGGCGCAACTTATTGCCGAATACGATGGGTCCGATTATCGTTCAAATGACATTGACTGTACCGAGTGCCATATTCGCGGAAGCGTTCCTAAGCTTCCTCGGGCTTGGAATCTCAGCACCATTTGCCAGCTGGGGTGTCATGGCGAACGATGCATTGCCGGTCATTTTGTCCGGTCATTGGTGGAGATTATTCTTCCCGGCGTTTTTCATTTCAATGACGATGTTTGCATTTAACGTCCTCGGAGACGGTATGCAAGATGCACTCGATCCGAAACTGAGGAGGTGA
- a CDS encoding ABC transporter permease, whose translation MAIYIVKRFFMMIATILIIATLTFFLMHSIPGSPFDDERTSNPTIQANLEKYYKLDQPTHIQYLNYLKAIVTFDFGPSIKKPNESVNTQLARGFPISFELGMVTILVAVLSGITLGTFAALRHNGIIDYGAMAFAVIGISVPNFVLATLLIQQLAVNLQWLPPATWSSPKHMILPTLALATGPTAIIARLTRSSMLEVLTQDYMKMARAKGLSPFRIVFRHALRNALMPVVTIMGTMLAGILTGTFVIERIFAIPGMGKYFVESINNRDYPVIMGSTVFYSAFLVFMLFLVDIVYGFLDPRIKLHRKEGDA comes from the coding sequence ATGGCCATATACATAGTGAAACGATTCTTCATGATGATTGCGACTATCCTCATCATTGCAACATTGACGTTTTTCTTAATGCATTCGATCCCAGGTTCGCCATTCGATGACGAGCGGACATCCAATCCGACCATTCAAGCGAACTTGGAAAAGTATTATAAACTTGATCAGCCAACACATATTCAATATCTCAATTATTTAAAAGCTATTGTGACATTTGATTTTGGACCCTCGATCAAGAAGCCGAATGAATCGGTGAATACACAATTGGCCAGAGGATTCCCGATTTCTTTTGAACTGGGGATGGTGACCATTCTCGTCGCTGTACTGTCCGGGATTACACTAGGGACATTTGCCGCACTCCGGCACAACGGCATCATTGACTACGGGGCCATGGCCTTCGCAGTTATCGGAATATCTGTACCAAACTTTGTATTGGCGACTTTGTTAATTCAACAACTTGCAGTTAATTTGCAGTGGTTGCCTCCCGCAACATGGAGTAGTCCAAAACATATGATTTTACCGACTCTAGCGCTAGCCACTGGCCCGACAGCAATTATCGCGAGGCTGACCCGGTCCAGCATGCTGGAAGTGTTGACACAGGATTACATGAAGATGGCGCGGGCGAAAGGATTATCCCCGTTCCGTATCGTATTCCGACATGCATTGCGTAATGCCCTCATGCCGGTCGTTACCATTATGGGAACAATGCTTGCGGGAATTTTGACAGGGACATTTGTCATCGAACGGATCTTTGCTATACCGGGTATGGGAAAATACTTCGTGGAAAGCATCAATAACCGGGATTATCCCGTCATTATGGGTTCAACGGTCTTCTATAGCGCCTTCCTCGTGTTCATGCTCTTCCTCGTTGATATTGTGTACGGATTCCTGGATCCGCGCATTAAACTTCATCGGAAGGAGGGCGATGCCTAA
- a CDS encoding M55 family metallopeptidase yields MKLYVSVDMEGITGLPDYTFVDSSRHNYERARRIMTEEANAIIRAAVGNGAEEVLVNDSHSKMNNLLVEELHPDADLITGDLKALSMVQGLNETFDGAIFAGYHARAGQPGVMSHSMTFGVRNMYINDVQVGELGLNAYVAGHFGVPVILVAGDDCACREAEALIPGVVTAAVKQSISRSAVKTLHPTKARALLEEKTEEAIGKRSTIQPLVPPAQPTLRIEFTNYGQAEWAALMPGCEIEPGTTIVKFEAKDILEAYRAMLVMVELAMQTKFC; encoded by the coding sequence TTGAAGTTGTATGTTTCGGTTGATATGGAAGGGATTACGGGGTTGCCTGACTATACGTTTGTTGATTCGAGCAGGCATAATTATGAGCGGGCTCGTCGTATTATGACAGAGGAGGCCAATGCGATCATTCGGGCTGCAGTTGGGAATGGGGCAGAAGAGGTCTTGGTCAATGACAGCCATTCTAAAATGAACAATCTACTTGTGGAAGAATTGCATCCAGATGCGGATTTAATTACAGGGGATTTGAAAGCGCTTTCGATGGTGCAGGGACTTAATGAGACATTCGACGGGGCTATTTTTGCGGGTTATCATGCCAGGGCTGGACAACCGGGTGTTATGAGCCACTCGATGACGTTTGGTGTGCGCAATATGTATATTAATGATGTTCAGGTCGGGGAGCTCGGATTAAACGCGTACGTGGCGGGTCACTTTGGCGTACCCGTAATTCTGGTTGCGGGAGATGATTGCGCCTGCCGTGAAGCAGAAGCGCTCATTCCGGGCGTGGTGACTGCTGCTGTTAAGCAATCTATTAGTCGCTCAGCAGTTAAAACATTGCATCCGACGAAGGCTCGGGCTTTACTAGAGGAAAAAACAGAGGAAGCGATCGGTAAGAGATCGACCATTCAGCCTCTTGTTCCACCAGCGCAGCCGACATTGCGTATTGAGTTTACTAATTACGGGCAGGCGGAATGGGCTGCGTTGATGCCGGGGTGTGAAATTGAACCGGGGACGACAATTGTAAAATTTGAAGCAAAGGATATTTTGGAGGCGTATCGCGCGATGCTTGTCATGGTTGAACTGGCCATGCAAACCAAGTTCTGTTAA
- the opp4A gene encoding oligopeptide ABC transporter substrate-binding protein, producing MAKKQFLLLASLLLVLSVFLAACSGKEKEESGEKDTGKDNGKTETSKGDDTESEDPNAGLDFPFEVSNKGEALEDGELTYGLQTDTPFEGTLSPVFYENQPDATVMQFFNESVFDYDGDYMITNDGAATYEVSDDKKTIDITIKDGVKWHDGEPLKASDLQYSYQLLGHPDYTGTRYTFMIQNVVGMDEYHAGETKDISGIKVSEDDKTISITYKEATPSLLSGIWGNATPRHYLGDIMTGDVTMEELQSSDKIRVNPIGFGPYKVKKIVPGESVLYERFDDYYKGKPAVKSLVLKVVSSATVLESLKKGDIDIVSIPVDQYENAKGIDNIELLADIDYAYTYIGFKLGKYDDEKKENIMDPNAKLADKRVRKAMWYAMDNETVGKELYHGLRIPATTLIIPVFENFHDSNLETPSYDPEKAKALLDEAGFKDVDGDGFREDADGKEFVLNFASMSGGETAEPIAQFYMQNWADVGIKVQLVDGRLHEMNSFYDMVKTDDPKVDIFQAAWGVSSDPSPAGIYSRDASFNYSRYTSEKNDELLEAGVSEKAFDTEYRKDIYKQWQELMVEDVPVAPTVYRYYLMGVNKRVVNYSIDPGSDDADVWRWGVSE from the coding sequence ATGGCAAAAAAGCAATTCTTGCTACTTGCTAGTCTCTTGCTTGTTCTAAGCGTGTTTTTAGCTGCATGTTCAGGCAAAGAGAAAGAGGAGTCCGGAGAAAAGGACACAGGTAAAGATAATGGAAAGACAGAGACATCCAAAGGTGATGACACGGAAAGCGAAGATCCGAATGCTGGTCTTGACTTCCCATTTGAGGTGTCAAATAAAGGCGAGGCTCTTGAAGATGGTGAACTGACATACGGTTTGCAAACAGATACTCCGTTTGAAGGAACACTCAGCCCGGTATTTTATGAAAACCAACCTGACGCAACAGTCATGCAGTTCTTCAATGAAAGTGTTTTCGACTATGATGGCGACTACATGATCACGAACGACGGTGCTGCAACTTACGAGGTATCTGACGATAAGAAGACAATTGATATTACTATTAAAGACGGTGTGAAATGGCATGACGGAGAGCCGTTAAAAGCAAGCGATTTACAATACTCTTATCAATTGCTAGGCCATCCTGATTACACAGGAACTCGCTATACATTCATGATTCAAAATGTTGTGGGTATGGATGAGTACCATGCTGGTGAAACAAAAGATATTTCTGGTATCAAAGTATCTGAAGATGATAAAACTATTTCAATTACTTATAAAGAAGCAACTCCATCCCTACTATCAGGAATTTGGGGAAATGCTACACCAAGACACTATCTTGGCGACATTATGACTGGAGACGTAACAATGGAAGAACTTCAGTCTTCTGATAAAATCCGTGTTAACCCAATCGGATTTGGACCATATAAAGTGAAGAAAATTGTCCCAGGTGAATCCGTTCTTTATGAGCGTTTTGATGATTACTACAAAGGGAAACCAGCTGTAAAATCGCTTGTATTGAAAGTAGTAAGCTCTGCAACAGTTCTTGAATCACTTAAAAAAGGTGATATCGATATCGTTTCAATCCCTGTAGACCAATATGAAAACGCAAAAGGCATTGATAATATCGAACTTCTTGCTGATATCGACTATGCATACACATATATTGGTTTCAAACTTGGTAAATATGATGATGAGAAAAAAGAAAACATCATGGATCCAAACGCAAAATTGGCTGACAAGCGTGTGCGTAAAGCTATGTGGTATGCAATGGATAACGAAACAGTTGGTAAAGAACTTTACCATGGTCTACGTATCCCAGCAACTACACTAATTATTCCGGTATTTGAGAACTTCCATGATTCTAACCTTGAAACACCATCTTATGATCCAGAAAAAGCAAAAGCTCTTCTTGACGAAGCAGGATTCAAAGATGTTGACGGCGATGGTTTCCGTGAAGACGCAGACGGCAAAGAGTTCGTATTGAACTTCGCTTCTATGTCAGGTGGGGAAACAGCTGAGCCGATTGCACAGTTCTATATGCAAAACTGGGCTGACGTAGGTATTAAAGTACAGCTCGTTGATGGACGTTTACATGAAATGAACTCGTTCTACGACATGGTGAAAACAGATGATCCTAAAGTTGATATCTTCCAGGCTGCATGGGGTGTAAGTAGTGACCCATCTCCAGCTGGTATCTACTCAAGAGACGCTTCATTCAACTACTCTCGTTACACAAGCGAGAAGAACGACGAGCTTCTTGAAGCTGGCGTTTCAGAGAAGGCATTCGATACTGAGTATCGTAAAGATATTTACAAACAGTGGCAAGAACTAATGGTTGAAGATGTACCAGTTGCACCAACTGTATACCGCTACTACCTAATGGGTGTTAACAAGCGTGTAGTTAACTATTCCATTGATCCAGGATCTGATGATGCAGATGTATGGAGATGGGGCGTATCTGAGTAA
- a CDS encoding ABC transporter permease: MTTKMTIDNKQLKAKEKQNNPSFALTLWREIIHDKMALISLILLVAILITAYASPLFIDQVALKRVNFLSTWKPPSAEYWLGTDDGGRDVFGQLLIGTRNSFTIGICVTLIAGLFGLTYGLIAGFYGGLVDNIMMRILEFLMVLPSLMFIIVFIVIVPNYNVFTFILIMSAFMWFGKARLIRSRALSERELDYINASKTLGTPSWKIMFFEMFPNLSSLVIVNMTLTLAHNIGLETGLTFLGFGLPAGTPSLGTLISFARNPDLVQNKWWVWLPAALLILVMMLCINYIGQAVKRASDARQRLA; this comes from the coding sequence ATGACAACCAAGATGACGATTGACAATAAACAATTAAAAGCCAAGGAAAAACAAAATAATCCTTCTTTTGCTTTGACGCTTTGGCGCGAGATTATTCATGACAAGATGGCTTTGATTTCCTTGATATTATTAGTCGCGATTTTGATTACGGCCTATGCTTCTCCGTTATTCATTGACCAAGTTGCATTAAAAAGAGTTAATTTTCTAAGCACATGGAAGCCGCCATCCGCCGAATATTGGTTAGGAACGGATGATGGAGGACGGGATGTTTTTGGTCAACTTTTGATAGGTACTCGCAATTCATTTACGATCGGCATATGCGTAACGCTAATTGCTGGTTTATTCGGTCTCACATATGGATTAATTGCGGGATTTTATGGTGGCCTTGTTGACAATATAATGATGCGGATACTGGAGTTCCTTATGGTATTGCCTTCATTAATGTTCATCATTGTATTTATTGTAATTGTGCCGAATTATAATGTATTCACATTCATTCTTATCATGAGTGCGTTTATGTGGTTCGGTAAAGCGCGGCTCATACGATCAAGAGCATTATCCGAACGGGAGCTTGATTATATCAATGCATCCAAAACGTTGGGAACACCGAGTTGGAAAATTATGTTTTTTGAAATGTTTCCTAATTTGAGTTCCTTAGTAATCGTTAATATGACACTTACGCTTGCACATAATATTGGGTTGGAAACGGGTCTTACTTTCCTAGGTTTTGGTTTGCCGGCAGGTACGCCTTCTCTGGGAACACTTATCTCGTTCGCAAGGAATCCAGATTTAGTGCAGAATAAGTGGTGGGTATGGTTACCTGCAGCATTACTAATTTTAGTAATGATGTTGTGTATAAATTATATCGGTCAAGCGGTTAAACGCGCGTCCGATGCAAGGCAAAGATTAGCCTAA
- the opp4B gene encoding oligopeptide ABC transporter permease, producing MLKFILRRTLLMIPQLFLLSLIIFMLAKAMPGDAVTGAFMGNPDVTAERMEEIREKFGLNDPWYVQYGRWVGKAVQGDFGQSYTHKQPVVKLLAGKMENTILLSFFVLVVSYIIAIPLGIVAGRWTDTWADKLIVTYNYFAFATPLFVFALLMLFLFSFVLNWFPSGGSVDIRIEAGTWDYIVSRAKHLFLPVMATALIATYSTIQYLRNDIIDQKFKDYVKTARAKGVPEAKVYTRHILRNSLLPIAAFLGYEITGLIGGSVFVETIFSYPGLGLLFIQSIQLRDFQVVTALVMLSGSAVIVGTMLSDIILSIVDPRIRID from the coding sequence ATGTTGAAATTTATCTTACGTAGAACATTGCTCATGATCCCACAGCTATTTCTTCTAAGCCTTATTATTTTTATGCTTGCGAAGGCAATGCCAGGAGATGCGGTAACAGGAGCATTTATGGGTAATCCTGACGTCACTGCGGAACGGATGGAAGAAATCCGAGAGAAATTCGGCTTGAATGATCCTTGGTATGTTCAATATGGGCGATGGGTCGGAAAAGCTGTCCAAGGTGACTTCGGACAATCCTATACACATAAGCAGCCAGTTGTTAAGTTATTAGCAGGTAAGATGGAGAATACAATCTTGTTGTCTTTCTTTGTCCTGGTAGTATCTTATATTATCGCGATACCATTAGGGATTGTCGCAGGAAGATGGACGGATACATGGGCTGATAAGCTGATTGTTACGTACAACTACTTTGCATTTGCTACACCTCTATTCGTATTTGCGTTGTTAATGTTATTTTTATTTAGCTTTGTCTTAAATTGGTTCCCATCCGGCGGTAGTGTTGATATTCGAATTGAAGCAGGGACTTGGGATTATATTGTTAGCAGGGCAAAACATCTTTTCTTGCCAGTCATGGCTACAGCTTTGATAGCTACATACTCTACCATTCAATACTTGCGAAATGACATTATTGACCAAAAATTTAAAGATTACGTAAAAACTGCACGTGCAAAAGGTGTGCCGGAGGCAAAAGTATATACACGTCATATTCTGAGAAATTCCCTTTTACCGATCGCGGCATTTTTAGGATATGAAATAACAGGATTAATTGGTGGCTCAGTCTTTGTCGAAACGATTTTCAGTTATCCGGGTCTTGGACTACTCTTCATTCAATCCATACAACTACGTGATTTCCAAGTGGTCACTGCTTTAGTCATGCTATCAGGCTCAGCGGTGATAGTCGGTACGATGTTATCAGACATTATTTTAAGCATCGTCGATCCACGGATTCGTATTGATTGA
- a CDS encoding ABC transporter ATP-binding protein has protein sequence MSLLKVNDLKIHYPIRGGFFRTVVDHVRAVDGVSFDLQPGETYGLVGESGCGKTTTGRAIIGLNQVTSGEMLFEGKDLAKMSRMERRKYTKDIQMIFQDPYSSLNSRKNVLNIIAEPLRNFERLSPKEELLRVQELVARVGLAPESIYKYPHQFSGGQRQRIGIARALALNPKLIIADEPVSALDVSVQAQVLNFMQEIQEEFNLTYLFISHDLGIIQHMCDRIGIMYRGRFVEEGTASDIYNDPKHMYTKRLIAAIPEMDPEKRFEKMHLRQSINQEYQTEYNNYFDKNGRMYDLKKISDSHSVAMQ, from the coding sequence ATGTCGCTACTGAAAGTTAATGATCTGAAAATTCACTATCCAATTAGAGGCGGGTTTTTCCGCACAGTTGTCGATCATGTAAGAGCCGTTGATGGCGTAAGCTTCGATCTTCAACCGGGCGAAACATATGGACTTGTCGGAGAATCAGGTTGCGGAAAGACAACAACAGGCAGGGCCATCATTGGTCTTAATCAAGTGACTTCCGGTGAGATGCTGTTTGAAGGCAAGGACCTTGCCAAAATGAGCCGGATGGAGCGTCGTAAATATACGAAAGATATCCAAATGATCTTCCAAGACCCATATTCCTCGTTGAATTCACGGAAAAACGTTCTGAATATTATTGCAGAGCCGCTGCGCAACTTTGAACGACTATCCCCGAAAGAGGAATTACTCAGAGTACAGGAATTGGTGGCAAGGGTCGGTTTAGCACCAGAATCGATTTACAAATACCCGCACCAATTCTCAGGTGGTCAGCGTCAGCGGATTGGAATCGCACGCGCGCTTGCTCTCAATCCAAAGCTGATTATTGCTGACGAACCTGTATCAGCGCTTGATGTATCCGTTCAAGCTCAAGTGTTGAACTTTATGCAAGAGATACAAGAAGAATTTAACCTGACCTACCTGTTCATTTCGCATGATCTCGGCATTATCCAGCATATGTGCGACCGGATCGGCATCATGTACCGTGGCCGCTTCGTAGAAGAGGGGACAGCTTCAGATATTTATAATGATCCGAAGCATATGTACACGAAGCGATTAATTGCCGCTATTCCTGAAATGGATCCGGAAAAACGCTTTGAGAAGATGCACCTTAGACAATCAATTAACCAGGAATACCAAACAGAATATAATAATTATTTTGATAAAAATGGACGGATGTACGATTTGAAAAAGATTTCAGACTCACATTCCGTTGCCATGCAGTAA
- a CDS encoding ABC transporter ATP-binding protein — protein sequence MKNPVLEINDLRTSFNIKGNYYAAVDGVSLTVHENEVVAIVGESGCGKSALANSIMGLHNLKNTKLEGLINFGNQNLLELSPARLNKIRGKDIAMIFQDPMTALNPLATIGRQIEEPMDYHLKLSATEKKNRTLELLRRVGIKNEQRVYEQYPHELSGGMRQRVVIAMALACDPVLLLADEPTTALDVTIQAQIMDLMKELQNQMKTGIILITHDLGVVAEMADRVVVMYAGEIVEIADVKELFANPLHPYTRSLLNSIPSNMEGKEKLHVIDGIVPSLQHLDREGCRFAPRIKWIPEEDHEAHTVMHEAEPNHFVRCSCYKTFYFPEDRVGENEYVATES from the coding sequence TTGAAAAACCCGGTCTTGGAAATTAATGATCTCCGCACCTCGTTTAATATTAAAGGCAATTATTATGCCGCGGTTGACGGAGTTTCCTTAACAGTCCACGAGAATGAAGTCGTAGCTATCGTAGGGGAATCGGGTTGTGGGAAAAGTGCCCTGGCAAATTCAATCATGGGATTGCACAACTTGAAAAATACGAAACTAGAGGGTCTGATTAATTTTGGTAATCAGAACCTTCTGGAGTTGTCTCCTGCTAGATTGAATAAAATTCGAGGCAAGGATATAGCAATGATTTTCCAGGATCCAATGACTGCGCTGAATCCGCTTGCAACAATCGGCAGGCAGATTGAAGAACCGATGGACTACCATTTAAAGCTCTCAGCCACGGAGAAGAAGAATCGTACTTTGGAACTATTAAGACGAGTCGGCATCAAAAACGAACAACGCGTCTATGAGCAATATCCTCATGAATTATCGGGTGGGATGAGACAACGTGTCGTCATCGCAATGGCACTTGCGTGTGATCCCGTTTTGTTACTCGCGGATGAGCCAACGACAGCTTTGGACGTTACCATTCAGGCCCAAATCATGGATTTGATGAAAGAACTTCAAAATCAGATGAAAACGGGAATCATCCTCATTACTCATGACCTTGGTGTCGTAGCAGAAATGGCAGACCGGGTTGTCGTCATGTATGCAGGAGAGATTGTCGAAATTGCTGATGTAAAGGAACTTTTTGCAAATCCATTACATCCATATACTCGATCGCTGCTAAATTCGATCCCATCCAATATGGAAGGAAAAGAGAAACTGCATGTAATTGACGGAATTGTTCCATCACTTCAACATCTTGATCGAGAAGGGTGCCGATTCGCACCAAGGATAAAATGGATTCCAGAAGAGGATCATGAAGCACATACGGTTATGCATGAGGCAGAACCTAACCATTTTGTCCGCTGTTCATGCTACAAGACGTTCTATTTTCCAGAGGACAGAGTAGGAGAGAATGAATATGTCGCTACTGAAAGTTAA
- a CDS encoding DUF4003 family protein: MRTEMILQEVETTYEKVKSLAGWSVDKNVVLTITSYYVTAGREFDAFTFNRAMDELKSRTGWFSPLRGNLLPMMAAFLSHFDSTEKAAERLLEKQKVLRNQGFKNTIHSYLAALLMSDDPADDETDARRAKALFDAMKKQHFLLTSDDDYAYAMLLGRKAENPVEHAQSMRTYYDALRKIGFRSGNELQWLSQVMTYMNIEFSPGQVERAEEIINLLKGRTKVKPVHYPMIGFLTVFQLDDEGIMQIINLAKQLEQSKLFRWNREMALSIAIGYVMHQLTESADQVSVSLATSVEIILRAQQAVMAVTVGAVAASSAASSSQS, translated from the coding sequence ATGAGGACAGAAATGATCTTGCAGGAAGTGGAGACGACGTATGAGAAAGTGAAATCGTTAGCTGGCTGGAGTGTTGATAAAAACGTGGTATTGACCATCACATCCTATTATGTGACAGCCGGCAGAGAATTTGACGCATTCACTTTCAACCGGGCGATGGATGAACTGAAATCACGGACGGGTTGGTTTTCCCCATTGCGCGGCAATCTGCTTCCCATGATGGCGGCATTTTTGTCCCATTTCGATTCAACGGAAAAGGCAGCGGAGAGATTATTGGAAAAGCAAAAGGTGCTCCGGAATCAAGGGTTTAAGAACACCATTCATTCGTACTTGGCCGCTTTGCTCATGTCAGACGATCCTGCAGATGATGAGACGGACGCTCGCCGGGCGAAAGCTCTATTCGATGCTATGAAGAAACAGCACTTCCTTCTGACTTCCGACGACGATTATGCTTACGCCATGCTGCTCGGCAGGAAAGCAGAAAACCCAGTAGAGCATGCTCAATCCATGCGTACATACTACGACGCCCTCCGGAAGATAGGCTTCCGGTCGGGGAATGAATTGCAATGGCTCTCCCAAGTGATGACCTACATGAATATCGAGTTTTCACCCGGGCAGGTTGAGCGGGCAGAAGAAATAATCAACCTGTTAAAAGGCAGAACGAAAGTAAAGCCGGTCCATTATCCGATGATTGGATTTTTGACGGTGTTCCAGCTGGATGATGAGGGAATCATGCAAATCATCAATCTTGCCAAGCAGCTGGAGCAATCCAAATTGTTCAGATGGAACAGGGAAATGGCGTTGTCCATTGCAATTGGTTATGTGATGCACCAATTGACCGAAAGTGCTGACCAGGTCAGTGTCAGCCTTGCCACTTCCGTAGAAATAATCTTGCGGGCCCAGCAAGCAGTCATGGCGGTGACGGTAGGAGCGGTAGCCGCTTCCTCTGCAGCATCATCGAGCCAAAGCTAA